Proteins found in one Pontibacter sp. SGAir0037 genomic segment:
- a CDS encoding DNA gyrase/topoisomerase IV subunit A, which yields MHNDDLNEELHHHEAEEQDVHFTDGEEEVIHNVTPVSGLYENWFLDYASYVILERAVPAIEDGLKPVQRRILHAMKEMDDGRFNKVANVIGQTMQYHPHGDASIGDAMVNLGQKELLIETQGNWGDVRTGDSAAAPRYIEARLSKFALDVVFNPQTTQWQLSYDGRKNEPVTLPVKFPLLLAQGVEGIAVGLSTKIMPHNFRELIKGSIDVLKGRKTELLPDFPTGGLVDVTNYNSGMRGGRIRVRATIEKVDKTLLIIRDVPYGTTTTGVMESIVKASENNKIKIKKVVDNTAANVEIHVQLPPGVSPDLTMDALYAFTDCEVSISPNTCVIIDEKPHFLSVDELLRISTFKTVDLLKRELEIRKGELEDKWHHSSLEKIFIENRIYRDIEECETWEAVLNAIDTGLDPFKPLLRREVTEEDIIRLTEIRIKRISKYDSFKADEYIKKLEEEMAEVDDNLANLIRYAISYFEGLMKKYGQGRERKTQIKTFDVITAQKVAIANQKLYMNAKDGFIGTSLRKDEFVCDCSDMDDIIVFRKDGKFTVTKVADKTFVGKDIIMAAVYNKNDEHMVYNMVYVDGKSGVSFAKRFSVKSITRDKEYDLTKGEKGSKVHYFTANPNSESEVVTVTLAPNASARNKVFDFDFAELMIKGKGSNGNIVTKYPIKKVVQKSLGESTLGGREIFYDEVIGRLNTEGRGRYLGSFNTDDTILVIYEDGTYEQTTFDLANHYTVEKIKVLQKFDPELVVSAIYYEGENKQYYVKRFKIETTTIAKRFPFISESKGSRLEAVSTHPVPLADIKFKRDRKSDKEAEKLLLSEFIDVKGWKAMGNKLTYYKIVEVDMPKQEEVLHEEKAKSKKPAVRKEPITVPSELKELADEAAKASGAQPEFEEAVEDIEDVNNPKNLLKKKKQLNLF from the coding sequence ATGCATAACGACGATTTAAACGAAGAATTGCACCATCACGAAGCAGAAGAGCAGGACGTCCATTTTACTGATGGCGAAGAAGAAGTTATACATAACGTCACGCCTGTTTCCGGTCTTTACGAAAACTGGTTCCTCGACTATGCTTCCTATGTAATTCTGGAGCGTGCGGTGCCGGCTATCGAAGATGGTCTGAAGCCGGTGCAGCGCCGTATCCTGCACGCCATGAAAGAGATGGACGATGGTCGCTTTAACAAAGTGGCCAACGTTATTGGGCAAACGATGCAGTACCACCCTCACGGCGATGCTTCCATTGGCGATGCCATGGTGAACCTGGGGCAGAAGGAACTGCTGATCGAAACGCAGGGTAACTGGGGCGATGTGCGCACAGGCGACAGCGCTGCGGCACCTCGTTATATTGAGGCCCGCCTTTCCAAGTTTGCTTTGGACGTGGTATTTAACCCGCAGACAACACAATGGCAGCTGAGCTACGACGGCCGTAAAAACGAGCCTGTAACCTTGCCTGTAAAGTTCCCGCTGCTGCTGGCGCAGGGAGTGGAAGGTATAGCCGTGGGCTTGTCTACGAAGATTATGCCGCACAACTTCCGGGAGCTGATCAAAGGTTCTATAGATGTGCTGAAAGGCCGTAAGACAGAGCTGCTGCCTGACTTCCCGACTGGTGGTCTGGTGGACGTGACGAACTATAATTCTGGTATGCGCGGCGGCAGAATCCGTGTGCGTGCTACTATCGAGAAGGTAGATAAAACCTTGTTGATCATCCGGGATGTGCCTTACGGAACCACCACCACAGGCGTGATGGAATCTATCGTGAAAGCGAGCGAAAACAACAAGATCAAGATTAAGAAGGTGGTGGATAATACAGCGGCTAATGTAGAAATACACGTGCAGCTGCCTCCGGGGGTGTCGCCGGACCTGACCATGGATGCGCTGTATGCCTTCACCGACTGCGAGGTTTCTATTTCTCCGAATACCTGTGTCATCATCGACGAAAAACCGCACTTCCTGAGTGTGGACGAGTTGCTGCGCATATCAACTTTCAAAACGGTAGACCTGCTGAAGCGGGAGCTGGAGATTCGCAAAGGGGAGCTGGAGGACAAGTGGCATCATTCCTCGCTGGAGAAGATCTTTATCGAGAACCGCATCTACCGCGACATAGAAGAATGTGAAACCTGGGAAGCGGTTTTAAATGCTATCGACACAGGTCTGGATCCATTTAAGCCTTTGCTGCGCCGCGAGGTAACAGAAGAAGACATTATTCGCCTGACTGAGATCAGGATCAAGCGTATCTCCAAGTACGACTCCTTTAAAGCCGATGAATATATTAAGAAGCTGGAAGAGGAGATGGCCGAAGTGGACGATAACTTAGCAAACCTGATCCGCTATGCGATTTCCTACTTTGAAGGTTTGATGAAGAAGTATGGCCAGGGACGTGAGCGCAAAACCCAGATCAAAACTTTTGATGTAATTACTGCGCAGAAGGTGGCCATTGCTAACCAGAAGCTGTACATGAACGCCAAGGATGGTTTTATCGGAACCAGCCTGCGCAAAGACGAGTTTGTGTGTGACTGCTCCGATATGGACGACATTATTGTTTTCAGAAAAGATGGAAAGTTCACTGTTACAAAAGTGGCCGACAAAACCTTTGTGGGGAAAGATATTATCATGGCTGCCGTTTACAACAAGAACGACGAGCACATGGTGTATAACATGGTTTATGTGGATGGTAAATCAGGTGTTTCATTTGCGAAGCGTTTCTCAGTGAAATCCATTACACGGGATAAAGAGTACGATTTAACAAAAGGAGAGAAGGGATCTAAAGTACATTATTTCACTGCTAATCCCAACTCTGAGTCTGAAGTAGTAACTGTTACCCTGGCGCCGAATGCCTCTGCCCGTAACAAAGTCTTTGATTTCGACTTTGCCGAGCTGATGATCAAAGGCAAAGGCTCCAACGGAAACATAGTAACCAAATACCCAATTAAAAAAGTGGTGCAGAAGAGCCTGGGAGAGTCTACTTTAGGCGGTCGTGAGATATTCTACGATGAGGTGATTGGCCGCTTGAATACCGAAGGCCGGGGTCGCTACCTGGGTTCGTTCAACACCGACGATACGATTCTGGTAATTTACGAAGACGGCACCTACGAACAGACCACCTTTGATCTGGCGAACCACTATACAGTTGAGAAGATAAAGGTATTGCAGAAGTTCGATCCGGAGCTGGTGGTATCGGCTATCTATTATGAGGGGGAGAACAAGCAGTACTACGTGAAGCGCTTTAAAATTGAAACAACTACCATTGCCAAACGCTTCCCATTCATCTCGGAGAGCAAGGGGTCCCGTTTAGAGGCTGTTTCCACGCATCCGGTTCCGCTGGCAGATATTAAGTTCAAGCGCGACAGGAAGAGCGATAAAGAGGCGGAGAAGCTTTTACTAAGTGAGTTTATCGATGTGAAAGGCTGGAAAGCTATGGGTAATAAATTGACTTACTATAAAATAGTAGAGGTTGATATGCCTAAGCAGGAAGAGGTACTTCACGAAGAAAAAGCCAAATCTAAAAAACCGGCTGTTCGCAAAGAACCCATTACGGTACCCTCTGAGTTAAAGGAGCTTGCAGATGAAGCTGCAAAAGCAAGCGGGGCACAACCTGAGTTCGAAGAAGCCGTAGAAGACATAGAAGATGTAAATAATCCAAAAAATCTGTTGAAGAAAAAGAAGCAGTTAAACTTATTCTAA
- a CDS encoding lipopolysaccharide assembly protein LapB, which translates to MEENNREQLVNLEKVQDNPQVQLTNLNQAIERSKRDGSLYVRRAIVYLRSGDAASALEDVNEGLRLAKNDPTGLFVKAQVLRIMDKHQEALRLAKQAERNSYQNPALYILLSDLYLHEGDLVHAEEYINRAMEQSADDEYALYYKGRIAVAKGDSTAALAHYKSALKQAPVFLEPKRELAGLYMGRKEYADARPYLLNTLAARPEDAYLWYLRGRLYQAEQKQDSAFWSFRQALAKSDTIADAHFQLGLALHGRGENDSAIVHLEKIGRTHGRLPKYMSTLGSSYERTGQYQKSLQQYRRLLAAEPTYTYVYQTIERLKYKIERPRTDSTAVYRGIN; encoded by the coding sequence ATGGAGGAGAACAATCGGGAGCAACTGGTAAACCTGGAAAAAGTACAGGATAACCCACAGGTGCAACTTACAAACCTGAACCAGGCTATCGAACGGTCGAAGCGCGACGGGAGCTTATACGTGCGGCGAGCCATTGTATACCTGAGAAGCGGAGATGCTGCCAGTGCGCTGGAAGATGTGAATGAAGGGCTGAGACTCGCTAAAAATGACCCGACAGGTTTATTTGTGAAGGCTCAGGTGCTGCGCATCATGGATAAACACCAGGAGGCCTTGCGGCTGGCAAAGCAGGCGGAGCGCAACTCTTACCAGAATCCTGCGCTGTATATTCTTTTAAGCGACCTGTACCTGCACGAAGGCGACCTGGTACACGCCGAAGAATATATAAACCGGGCAATGGAGCAGTCGGCCGATGATGAGTACGCTTTATACTATAAAGGTAGAATTGCGGTGGCCAAAGGAGACAGCACTGCAGCGCTTGCACATTACAAATCAGCTTTAAAACAGGCTCCGGTATTTCTGGAACCTAAAAGGGAACTGGCAGGGCTATACATGGGGCGAAAGGAATATGCCGATGCCCGCCCGTATCTGCTCAATACCTTGGCAGCACGTCCGGAGGATGCTTATTTATGGTACCTGCGGGGAAGGCTTTACCAGGCAGAGCAGAAGCAGGATAGTGCCTTCTGGAGTTTTCGGCAGGCACTGGCTAAAAGCGATACCATTGCAGATGCACATTTTCAGCTGGGGCTGGCACTACATGGCCGCGGCGAAAACGATTCTGCCATTGTGCATCTGGAAAAAATAGGCAGAACGCATGGCCGGCTTCCCAAGTATATGTCTACGCTGGGCAGCAGTTATGAGCGGACAGGCCAGTACCAGAAGTCGTTGCAACAATACAGGCGCTTACTGGCAGCAGAGCCAACGTATACGTATGTATACCAAACCATTGAACGTTTAAAGTATAAAATAGAAAGGCCTCGTACCGATAGCACTGCTGTGTACAGAGGCATAAACTAA